The Candidatus Binataceae bacterium region TCGCCGCGGCGAGTTTGGTCTTGACCTCGGCATGCGACCCGTGTCCGAAGTGCACCGCGAAGAGGACGCCCACGCCGACGCCGACCGTGGTCCCGACTCTTACGCCGACGCCGACCACGGTCCCCACTCTTACACCGACGCCGACTGTGGTCCCGACTCTTACTCCCACCGTGACGGTCACAGCGACCGCGACTGCCACAACGACGGCGACGGCAACCCCTACCGCGACCCCCACGGTGTCACTGAGCGGCAACGTTTTTCAGGGCCCGATGGTGGGATCGACAGTCGAAGCGGTCAACGTGAACCCGGCCAACGGAACCAACAGCGGATCACCCATCGGAACGGCGACCACGAACGCTTCCGGAGGCTACACCATCACGATAGCTCCGCCCCCTACGGGCCCGGTGAGGATCGAGGTCGCGGGGGGCACGTTCGTGAGCGAGCAAGATGGCACGACTATTACTACTCCCACTCCACTGACCGTACTGCTGCCGTCGCTACCCGCAGGAACCGTGAGCGTGGACCTCAATCCGCTGACCCTGTTCATCGATCTGGTAACGATAGCCGACATTGGGCAGGGCATGCCCTTTAGCACCGCTCTCAACACTGCGACTGCAAAGGTTGAGGCCATCTACGGCTTGGTCAGCAATCCCAACACGCTGACGCCGAACTATACCGCCTCCGGGGTCGGAACTGATGCGGGCAACCTGGGACTGATCCTGGGTGCGCTCATCAACGAAGATCAGCTGTTATGCCCGAGCGCTCCGGGCGGTTTGGCGCTGTCGCTCGCGACGGATCTGACCGACGGGGTCTTTGATGGCAAGGCGTTCGGCGCTCCAGTTTCGTATTGCGGCAGCGGGACGCTATCCGCGATCGCCGGGACGTCGAGCTTCCAGGACGCGCTGGCCGGGCTTTACGGGTTGCAACTAACCACCCGGGGGTTTGTCTTCGGGGGTCCCAACAACGTGCTTACGCTCAACGGGGTTACCCCGTTGCAGACGAGCACGGGCGTCGCGAACATCAATTCGAGCATCATCAAGGCCACCACGGTCACCAACACGATCGCCGCGGGACCCACGCTGGGAACTGGCCAGGACCGGGCAGGAGCGACCGCGACGCTGCTTCAGAATGGCATGGTCCTGGTCGCCGGTGGCAGCAGCACGAGCTCGGGAATTCGCGCCGACGCGGTACTTTACAATCCCGCTAGTAACACGTTTTCGACACTCACGAGCCACTTGTCCACGTCCCGTGAGTTTGCTACCGCGACGCTCCTGCCCAACGGCAAGGTTCTGATAGCAGGTGGGCTGGACGGGCCTGGAGATAGTCCAGTCACGCAGACGACAGACATTTTTGATCCGACCACCGACACCTTTATCCAAGGACCGACCATGTCCAGCGCACGGGAGCATGCAGCTGCGGTCGCGCTAAGCAACGGCACGGTGTTGATCGCGGGGGGTGACTCGGGCAGCGGCGCCAACGCGCTAAGCAGCACCGACATCTACAATCCCTCCACCAACACCTTCAGTAGCGGGCCTGCGATGAATCATGCGCGGACTCAATTGATGGCTACCACTCTTTACACTGGAGATGCCCTGTTCGCAGGTGGCGAGTCTGACGGCACTTCCGATAATACAGCTGAAGCCTACAGTTTGAAGAACAACACCTTCTCGAATCCCATTGCGATGGCCAACGGCGGGCGCGAGGATGGAACCGCAACTCTGTTACCCAGCGGGAACGTACTAATTGCCGGAGGGTTCACCGTCACACCTGATAGCAGCCCGCAGTCGCTGAAGAGCACCGAGTTGTTCCTTGCTGTGAGCAATGTGTTTCAGTCTCCACGCGCGGTTTCTATGAATGCGGCACGGGATGACATGACGGCGACGCTTACGCCCAGCGATACAGTGCTGATAGCGGGTGGCGATCAAGCCACTGCTGCGGCAAGTCTGAGTAGTACTGAACTGTACTTTGCGAACAGCGACACTTTCGCACCAGTCGCAAATACTGTGTCGCTGTCGGTTGGCCGGGTGTCGGCGACCGCTACGCTCCTTCAAAATGGTCAAGTCCTTATCGCGGGAGGTTTCAACGGCACTTCCACAAGCGCATCCTCGGGCACCACGAATACAACCGACCTGTACACGCCGTAGGAAGCGTTCGTGCTTCGCCAATGCGGCTAGGCGATGGGCGAGGGAAACGTTCAAACCACAAAAGCAGCGGTCGTCCAGACCTGTTCGGTGAGTCCTTTAGGGTTTTTGAGAGAAAACGGAATCGGGGCAGGCGAAAAAACCAAGGCCCAAGCCTTAGCTTCGGGTTTCGATTCGGAAGAGAAAAATACCTAGCGGGTGAGTAGCTCGGCTATCTGGATGCCGTTTAGCGCGGCTCCCTTGCGGAGCTGATCGCCGCTGACCCACAAGTTCAACGCATTAGGATTGCTGATGTCTTCGCGGATGCGCCCGACGAGGCAATCATCCTGGCCCTCGGCGAAGATCGGCATCGGGTAGCGTTTGAGCGCCGGGTCGTCGACCACCCGCAACCCGGGGAAGCGACTGAACAGCTCACGCGCCTGGTTCGCGCCAACCTTCGTTTCGGTCTCGGCGTTGATCGAGATCGAGTGCGCCGTGAAGACTGGCACTCGCACGGTAGTCGGCGCGACCAGAAGATCGGGAGCGTTCAGGATCTTGCGCACTTCGTTGACCAGCTTTATTTCCTCGCCGGTGTAGCCGCTCTCAAGGAATTTGTCGATGTGCGGAATGAGGTTGAAGGCGATTTGATGTTGAAAGAACTCCGGCTCGATCGCTTCGCCCTTCGCCCAGGCGAGGACCTGTTTGCGAAGTTCCGCGACGCCGTTGACCCCCGCTCCCGATACCGCCTGAAAGCTGGTGGCAACAACCCGCTTGAGGCGCCCCGCGTCGTGGAGCGGTTTCAGCGGCATCACGGTCACAATGGTTGTGCAATTCGGGCAGGAGACGATTCCTTTGTGAGTTCTGGCCGCCTCGCCGTTGATTTCCGGCACCACCAGCGGGACATCGGGATCCATCCTGAAGGCGTTCGACTTGTCGACTACCAGCGCGCCGGCCTTGACCGCGAGCGGGGCGAACTCGCGCGCTTGCTCGGTGCCGGCAGAGAACAGGGCGAGGTCGATTCCCTTGAACGAAGCCGCGGTAAGCGCTTCGACCGCGATCGATTCGCCCGCGAATGAAACCTTCTTTCCGGCGGATCGTGCGGAGGCGAATGCGCGCAGATCGCGAACTGGAAAGTTGCGTTCATACAAGAGCTTGAGGGTGGTCTGGCCGACCGCACCGGTCGCCCCCACCACCGCAATTCTTTGTCCGCTTGCCATGGCCGGTTTTGCCCTGCAGCTCGGTTGCCCAAGTGCTGCGCGAATAGCGTATCGGCCTCCTGCTTGTCAGTCTAGCTTGTGATCTTGGTTTAGACTTGGTCGAGCAGCCAACCAGACACGGTCTGGTACAACTCGTCGCCAAAGCCGGTGAAACGATGGTCTGCGCCAGCCAGGAGCCTCAGGGTTTTGGGCTCCCGCGCGCGTTCGTAGATCGCTTCCGACGATTCATGAGGCAAGATGGTGTCCGCGGTTCCGTGCACCAAAAGCAACGGCCGCGGTGCAAGATCCGCAACGACGTGCGCGCCGGCGAGTTGACTCGAAAGTGCGACCACGGTGGTGATAATCGGCGCCAAGGTACCGGCATTGATCGCGACCGCGCCGCCGAAAGAGTGACCTATCAGCGCCGCACGTCCGTAATGGATCGCGCGCAAGAAAGACAGCCCCGCCAACGCGTCGAGCATGCACTCGCCGAACTCATTCGGCTCGCGGTAGTCGATACGCGCGATCGCGATTCCGGCACCTGGAAGTTCGCGGCCCAGCCGCGGGTACAACTTGGATGGCCCGTCGACGCCGCCGATCGCGCCGCTGACACAGAGCGTCGCGCGGTCGGGCTCCGCGGCCGGATGAAAAATCATCGGGATCGGTCCGCGCGTCGTGTTGATGATCAGGTGTTGCGCGCCGTCAATCTCCGCCGCGGACTCAACCCCGAGGATCTTGAGGCCGATCTGATCGCTCATCGAAGGTTTCAGCGCGACTCGCCGCGCCGCGGCTCGTCGAGGCCGGGATCGGTCGAGTGACCGAGCATGCGCAATCCATAGCGAACCATCGCGGCCAGACGCTCGATCCGGCTCAGCAGCTCCGCTTGCTCCGCGGGTGGCGCTTCGACCAGCGCCTGTGCGGCTGCGGCCAGACTTGCCTTGAGAACTTCGACCGCCCGCGTCAGATCTTCGTGAGTGGGCGGGCGACTGCGCCGACGTTCCGCCAGCGCTTCCGCGAAATCGATGATTTCAGCCATTGCGATCGCTTGGCCACGATTATCTCGCATCGCTGCGCAGTATCCAATCCGTACGCGCCAACGCGTATCGCGGCCAACGCTGCTAGGTCTGCTCTTTAATTTCGTGGCGCAATGACTACGGCGACGAGGCTTCTCACCCCCGACGACTCGTTCGAGAGGAGGGGGGCTGCTCTTTCACTCGGACGGGGGATTTGACGACGCTCATTCGCTCCCGCTCAGGGGAAAGCTCGCGAGCCGTTCGTACGTGGAACCGTTCGATGACAGGTGGCTACGATACAGGGCAATCTCGCCGACCCTCGACTCTCCAAACTCGCTCTGGTTTGCCGCCTGCAATCGCCCAAGCAGGCTTCTGACCCTGCGCGCGTCGCGGATGCGCGCGATGGTCAAATGCGGCGCCCAGGGCCGCTCCGCACGCTTGAAGCCCAGGTGCGCCGCGGCCTCTTCGATTTGGCTCGCGAGGCAAATCAGCGCCTGCGACTCAAGCCCCGTCCACAACACGCGTGGGCGGCGCAAGTTCGGAAAGGCGCCGATGCCGCGGGTACGAACTTGAAACACGGCTGCAGCGTTGCCGACAGCTGCGACGGCTTCGGCCAGCGGAACAAGCCTTGCAGAATCAATCGCAGCCCCGAGAAATTTCAACGTCACATGCAATTTGTCGCGTCGCGCCCAGGCGACGCCGTCGTTGGGTGCGCGCAACTCCTCGATAAAGCGATAGATCGCCGCTTCGACTTCATCACCGACCCGAATCGCGAGAAAGGTTCGGACCTTGGCCGGGAGCGAAGCGAAGCTCTGCTCAAATCGGGTCACGAAAGCCGCGAACACGCGCGCGAGCGTGGCTGCCTATTTGTCCAGCTCCCACTCGACCAGGGGCAGGCGGTCGTTGCCGAAAAACATCACGCCGTCCACGAAAATCGAGGGTGAGCCGAAACCACCGCGCTCGATCAACTGCTCGGTATTGGTGCGCAGTCTGGTCTTGTAATCGGCGGAGGCAATCTTCGTGAAGTATTCCTTTTCGTCGAGACCGACCTCGCGCACGATGTCGCGCAATACTTCGTCCTGACTGATGTCGCGATCGGCGCCCCAATAGCTTTCAAAAACCCGCCGCGAGTAGGGCGAGATCTTTCCATGCTCTTCGGCGACGAACGCGCCGCGCATGGCTTTGACCGAGTTCACCGGAAAGACCGACGGATTGCCGATCTTGAGTCCGTAGAAGCGCGCCCAGTCCTGCAGATCCTTCGAATAGTAGCGTGCCTTGAGTTTTACCGGGTTGGCGCGGCTTTCGTACACGCTGGGATTGACCGTGTTGAAGACCCCGCCGACCAGGAACGGCCTCCACAGCAGGTTGCCGTTGTGGCGACGCGCCACGTCTTCGATCTTGCTAAAGGCCAGATAGGTCCAGGGGCTCGAGCAATCGTAGAAGAATTCCAGTTTCTTTCCCACTTGAGTTTCCTCGCCTGTCGCAGCATAGAAGAGCGCACCGCGGGAGGGCCAGTCCCCGAGGCTCGGGTCAACTATTCCTCCTGTACCGGCGGCGGCCCGTCGATTTGCACCAGGTCGGCGCGGATCGTGCCGACATAGGTCGCGGCTTCTACGCGCAGGGGCAGATGCCCCTTGTCGGCGCTAATCCAGAGGGTGGTTTCGCGGGCCTGCCTGCGAAGCTTCCCGTCGCTCAGGTAAACGATGCCCGGTGAGACCTTGAGCGCATCGTAGGAACCAACCGGTACCACCACCCGTTCCCTGCTCTCCACGTTGAAGTCGAAAACGTAACGATTGGTGCCGGAGAACACATCGAACAGAAGCCGGCGGCCGGGAGCGAGGTCCTGACTAAGCGCCATCATGGCACCAGAAATAGGCCCAAACGGATCGCTGGAAATGAATTCACGGATCTCGGTTCCGTTGTGGTTTTTTTTGGTCGAGACAACCAGATTGCTCTTGTCATCGAAGGTGATGGTGTACTCATTGGCACGTTGGTTCTCTCGCTGAACCTGATAGATGTCTTGCGCCTTGAGTGAGTCGACCGCCACCCGTTCGCGCATATAATCGCGCATGTGGAACAGCAGGTCGACGACCTTGTTGGTCTCGATCCAGGCCTCGACATTCCACAGCGAAGGGTCCTTCTTGTTGCGGTGCAGCTCAAACCATCCACGCGCCGCCGGAATTCCCAGCCACGAGGCTTCATAGACCAGCCGCTCGCCATCGTGAAACGGGAAAAAGCCGGGAGTGTAGCTGGGCACTTTCAGATCGGCGGGCAGCGTGAGCGGGGTCGGTGCGGCCGCAGGCTCGCGCCGACGCATTTTTCCATACCAAGCAATTGGGCGATTTTCGGGTGTACCCGAGTAGTCGGCCGCGCCAGAGCGAAGTGCCCCCACCACCACCGCTGCGGTCAGCCAAACGAATAGTACGAGAACCTTGATTTTGCGTGCTTTGTGCACCCTTCCGGACCAACGCTTGCTTGCAATCAAGATCACGATCGCGAATAATTCTGACCTATCGCGGAGGGCTGGGAAATGTCGAAGAGCCGGTTTATTTTCGCCGCGGCGGCAATCTGTGCAATCGCCGTGGCGCTGCCCGCTACGTCGCGTGCGCAATCGGGTGAGAGTTACGGTGGTCAGGGACTGGGTAGCGCGCTCGCCAACAGCCCGATGATGCACCAGGGACAAGTCAAGGCGGGCATCGACGACATTACCTCGCGCGCCGACAAGGAATCTACTTTCAAGATTGTCAAAGATGTGAAGCTAGGCTTGAAAGATGCCGACCCAAACGTGCGCGTCCAGGAACTTAACAAGTTGCGCGACGTCCAGGATCCTGATGCCGATCGGCTTTTGATCGAATACCTTGCCGACCCCGACATTCGTGTGAAGATGAAAGACCTCGACCTGCTCGGTTATCGTGAGACCAATTCGGCGGTCGAGCCAATCTCGCAGATGCTCTTCTTACGTTCCACCGAACCTGCGGTGCGCTTGCACGCGGTCGCTGCACTGGGCCGAATCGGCGATGCGCAGGGCGCCCTTCCGATCATGCAGTACCTGCAGGAGGAGACCGACGATCAGGGTCGGGGAACCGCGGTCTTCGCGCTTGGCGAAATCGGCAACGACAAGGCGACGCCCGTTCTGATCAAGTTGACCGACGACGATCCGAGCCCGATGGTGCGCCGGCTGTCTAAGGAAGCGCTGCAGAAGATCGACGGAGAGCTGCCGAGGCAGAATGCCGAATCCGAGGTTGCGCAGAGGAAGCCCGGCGGCGGCGTCACGCCCACTGACCAGAAGCTGGCGAAACTCCGCCAAGTCGATCAGCAGATCCAGAACATGTCTCGGTAGGAAGACCTGAAATCCACGGGTTCAGGGAGCCGCGCGCGGGATTCCAGGACCCATTCACCTGCAGAACTGCTACCCGCGAGCGAGCCACTGGCCCGCAAGAACCCCATCTCCGCACCACTTCCCGTTTTCAATCAGGGCACGTCCGTTGAGCAGCACGTAATGGATTCCCAACGGGTGCTGGTCGGGTACCCGGGAGTCGGCCGCGCAGCCGATGGTTGCAGGATTGAAGATACAGAGATCCGCAGCGAAACCCTTACGCACCAATCCCCGTTCCTTCAGATGCATTCGCTGGGCTGCCATTCCGGTCATCTTGTAGATGGCATCTTCCAAACTCAAAAGGCCCAGCTCGCGGACGTAGTAGCCCAGGATTCGTGGATAGGTGCCGAAGCTCGCGGGATTATGATGCCCGCGCGAAGTCAGGATGGTGTCCATCTCGAAAGCGTTTAGGCGATGGCTCATCGCCGCGCGCAATGCTTCCTCGTTGCCCTGGTCATCGCCGCTGTACAAATGATTGAGCACGCGAGCGCGAGTTCCGCTCTCTCGCGCAATCGTCAGATACGCCTCGACCGGGTCGAGCTTCAGTACATCGGCTATTTCGCCGAAGAATTTTCCTTCCAGGTGAGCCAACTCGGGCTTGACCGCCCACATCAGCTGCACGCCTTCCGCGATGAACGCGCGCAGCGGCTGAAATCCGTTGCGCAACTGCGTCCAGCCGTCGGTGCGGTCCAGCAATTCCTCGAGGCGAGGTTGCGACCACGCGGGGAAAATCACCCGAATGGTCGTGTTGCCGCAGGTGTAAGGGAAGGTGTCGAAAGCGACGTCGACACCGTCACTCGCAGCACGTTCGATGTCCGCCAGCGTGTCCGTCGCTGTGGGCCAGGTGCGCCGGCCCACGAAGATCAGGTGCGAAATCTGCAGTGGCACGCGCGCCTCCCGCGCGACCTCAACCATCTCGCGCACGGCGAGCAGATTGTGCGGAACTTCGCTCTCAAAGAAGAGCGAGCGGGTCGAGTACGCGCGCAGATGCGAGGTCAGCACCCCGCCCGCGGCGCCGACAACCCGAGCCATGGCGGCCAGCTCCTTGGGCTTCGCGATCATGCCGGGAAAGTAACCGAGCCCGGTCGACAGGCCGACGGCGCCATCGGCCATCGCGCGCTCGAGCATTGCCTGCATCTCGCGAAGTTGCTCAGGTGACGGCTCGCCCGCGTCCGCGCCCATCACGCACAGACGAATGCTTCCGTGGCCCGCGAGCTGTGCCATGTTGAGTGCCATGCCCTGGCGCTTCAGGTGCGTGCCGAACTCGGAGAGCTCCTGCCAGTTCCACGCGAACTTGCCCTCTGACAGCATCTGACCCGATTCATCGAGCATGTGGCGCGCCTGCGAACGAACCGGTGCAACCGAAAACCCGCAGTTCCCGCCGACGAAGGTGGTGACGCCCTGCATCAGGAAAGGCTTGAGAATCGCGGCGTGTTCCGGAATCGGCGCGACCCAGTCCGAGTGGGAGTGCAGGTCTATGAACCCTGGCGCGACGACGAGGCCGCGCGCGTCGATTTCCCGCAGAGCGTTGACCCGTTTGGATTCTTTATCGGCGATCACTTCGGCAATTCGGCCTGCGTTGATCCCGATGTCGGCCTGAAAGCGCGGCGCCCCGGAGCCGTCGACGACAGTGCCGCCGCGCACGATCAATTCATATTCCATGCGGGCATCTTCGCGTCTTGGACGGGTGCGGCGCAAAGGGGAGGCGAGGCCCGGAGTCCTTTCCCGAGAATCAGCCCCCGGCGCTCGGGCAAAGGCCCCCTCACCAATTTTCAGAGGACACTCGGCGTTAACGACTCAGTCACGACGGCCTCTGTGGATAGGTCGGCGCGATTTAATACGCAGCTAACCGCGCGTTGATGATGCGAGGCGGTGCGCAAGCTAGACTGCAGCACGGTAAGCTCGCAACAGGTGTTAGACGCGGTCCGGATGGAGCCAATGCGAGCCCTCCCCGCGCTCCCTTCGGACGGGGCTGGATCCGTGCTGCTCACGAACCCCTCCCCGCAACGTGCGCAGCGAAACTCCCCCAAAAGGCGACCGCGTCGCCCCACACGGCGCGGTCGCCACCGTTTTCAGTTTCTGATGATCGCCTCCGGCCAGCTCCTCGCTGCCGGCTTCCCCGGAAAGACCTCGGCGACCTGCGCATCGGAGAGCGCAAGATGCGACTGGAGAACGGCCCCAATCGGTTGGCGAAAATCAGTGGCAACCGCGAGGTCACGCTCCTGGTAAAGAGCGGACGTTGCCAGGCCGGGCCATCTGCCATATACCTTGCCGCCCCGCACTGGACCGCCCATTACCCACATCACGTTGCCATGTCCGTGATCAGTTCCGCCGTTACCGTTTTCCTTCACTGTGCGGCCGAACTCCGAAATCACTAGCACCACCGTGTCCTGATACTCTGGGCCGAGCGCCGTTGCAAAGCCGGACAAGCCGGCGGCGAGCTGCGCGAGGTGTGCGGCGAGCTGCCCCTGTGCAGCTCCCTGGCTGACGTGTGTGTCCCATCCGCCAAGTGCCAGAAAGGCGAGCCGGATCGAAGGATCGCGGCGGATGAGACGAGCCAGCCTGCCGGTGTCGTCAGCGAATCCCTGCGGCGAAGGGGCTCCAGCATCTGCCTCGGCCATATCGCGCTGCAAATCCGTCATCAGCTTCGCGCGCGATGCGCGGCCTTCCCGGTAGGCGACGCTCAGTGCGTCCGCGCCGCCGTACAATCGGTCAAATGCCGTCTCGACCATTGGTCGGTCCAGCGGCAAGGGACGCGCGGCGGCGCGTCCGAGCGGCAGGTTGGCGACCGGCAGTTTGCCGCTCAGGATACGCGGCAGAGTCGGTCCAAGACTGAGGGCCTCGGTGGGAGCGTGTCCTCCGGGAAGCTGCGCGAGTACCCGATTCAGCCATCCGTCGTGCGTGCTCTTGATGCCTGGGGTGCCACTCTCCATGTAGTCCTGCGCATCGAAATGCGAACGCGTTGGATCGGTCGAGCCGCACGCGTGCACGAAAGCGAGAGTCCGTTCGTTCCACCGCGGCATCATCGGGGCGAGCGCCGGATGCAATCCGAAAAACCCATCGAGGTCGCGTACTCCGCCCTCGGCGTTGAGTCTTCCGATTGCGATGGTCGGACGCGCATCGTAGTAGGCGGGCTCGGCGTGAGGCACCACCACGTTGAGTCCATCGACCGCGCCACGAAGAAAGACCACGACCAGCCGGCCTTTGCGATCGGCGCTCGCGCCTGCTGCCCACGCATGCGGGCTCAACAGCACGATGCCGGCCGCCGATAGGATCGCCGCGCCACGCATAAATTCCCGGCGCGTGACCCTGCTCTGGTAAGTGCGGGCGCCAGAAACGCCATCCGAGCGGATACCCAGGAGATTTTCATCGATCGGGTTCATGCCTGGAAGCCTCACCTTATCGCATCATGAATTCGGGGCTCCCGAGGACCAGCGCCGCGTGCAGCGGAGGCGGCGCTGCCTCGATAGCCGCGCGGGTCGACGCCGAAAAGGAACCACCCAACGCCTGCACGAGCATGGTCGCATCCGGCGCCGCCATCCGGCTGGGTTTCTCTGGTTGGTAAGTGATTTTGACGCGACCCACCGCGCTGTTTCGCGAAACGACCGAGCGCGCGGATGCGCCCTGGCCAGATTCATCTTCCTCGAACGCGGGTCGATCGAGCGGCAGGTTTCCCGACCCGAACGCGGTCGCAAAGCTGAGCCGCGTCATCATCGCGTCCGGATTGAGCCACGCGTCGCGGGTGTTCGAGTACCCGTTCGGCGTCTGGCAACCGTAAAGCGGCATGCCCAGCAGCTGCATGGTTCCATACAGCGGCCGATAGTTGCTGACCGTGACATCAGCCGCGCGGACGCTCGACACCACGTACTCATAAGGGCTTTTGAATTTCGCGGCGTAGTATCGGCGATCCCAGAATTCCGGGGATGCGAAAATTGCTGCCAAAACGTCGCGAATGTCCCCGTCCGTCTCCAGATACCGAAGCGCTATACGCTCCACGAGCGGTTTAGGAGGGTCGTCTGCCACGAAGTACTGCGCGAGTTGATAGCTCAGGTGCTGCGCGGTAGCCGGGTGGCGCGCCAGGATATCGAGCGCTTCCTCACCTTCCTGG contains the following coding sequences:
- a CDS encoding DUF1501 domain-containing protein, giving the protein MNPIDENLLGIRSDGVSGARTYQSRVTRREFMRGAAILSAAGIVLLSPHAWAAGASADRKGRLVVVFLRGAVDGLNVVVPHAEPAYYDARPTIAIGRLNAEGGVRDLDGFFGLHPALAPMMPRWNERTLAFVHACGSTDPTRSHFDAQDYMESGTPGIKSTHDGWLNRVLAQLPGGHAPTEALSLGPTLPRILSGKLPVANLPLGRAAARPLPLDRPMVETAFDRLYGGADALSVAYREGRASRAKLMTDLQRDMAEADAGAPSPQGFADDTGRLARLIRRDPSIRLAFLALGGWDTHVSQGAAQGQLAAHLAQLAAGLSGFATALGPEYQDTVVLVISEFGRTVKENGNGGTDHGHGNVMWVMGGPVRGGKVYGRWPGLATSALYQERDLAVATDFRQPIGAVLQSHLALSDAQVAEVFPGKPAARSWPEAIIRN
- a CDS encoding 2-hydroxychromene-2-carboxylate isomerase; this translates as MGKKLEFFYDCSSPWTYLAFSKIEDVARRHNGNLLWRPFLVGGVFNTVNPSVYESRANPVKLKARYYSKDLQDWARFYGLKIGNPSVFPVNSVKAMRGAFVAEEHGKISPYSRRVFESYWGADRDISQDEVLRDIVREVGLDEKEYFTKIASADYKTRLRTNTEQLIERGGFGSPSIFVDGVMFFGNDRLPLVEWELDK
- a CDS encoding aspartate-semialdehyde dehydrogenase, with protein sequence MASGQRIAVVGATGAVGQTTLKLLYERNFPVRDLRAFASARSAGKKVSFAGESIAVEALTAASFKGIDLALFSAGTEQAREFAPLAVKAGALVVDKSNAFRMDPDVPLVVPEINGEAARTHKGIVSCPNCTTIVTVMPLKPLHDAGRLKRVVATSFQAVSGAGVNGVAELRKQVLAWAKGEAIEPEFFQHQIAFNLIPHIDKFLESGYTGEEIKLVNEVRKILNAPDLLVAPTTVRVPVFTAHSISINAETETKVGANQARELFSRFPGLRVVDDPALKRYPMPIFAEGQDDCLVGRIREDISNPNALNLWVSGDQLRKGAALNGIQIAELLTR
- a CDS encoding D-aminoacylase, which codes for MEYELIVRGGTVVDGSGAPRFQADIGINAGRIAEVIADKESKRVNALREIDARGLVVAPGFIDLHSHSDWVAPIPEHAAILKPFLMQGVTTFVGGNCGFSVAPVRSQARHMLDESGQMLSEGKFAWNWQELSEFGTHLKRQGMALNMAQLAGHGSIRLCVMGADAGEPSPEQLREMQAMLERAMADGAVGLSTGLGYFPGMIAKPKELAAMARVVGAAGGVLTSHLRAYSTRSLFFESEVPHNLLAVREMVEVAREARVPLQISHLIFVGRRTWPTATDTLADIERAASDGVDVAFDTFPYTCGNTTIRVIFPAWSQPRLEELLDRTDGWTQLRNGFQPLRAFIAEGVQLMWAVKPELAHLEGKFFGEIADVLKLDPVEAYLTIARESGTRARVLNHLYSGDDQGNEEALRAAMSHRLNAFEMDTILTSRGHHNPASFGTYPRILGYYVRELGLLSLEDAIYKMTGMAAQRMHLKERGLVRKGFAADLCIFNPATIGCAADSRVPDQHPLGIHYVLLNGRALIENGKWCGDGVLAGQWLARG
- a CDS encoding HEAT repeat domain-containing protein yields the protein MSKSRFIFAAAAICAIAVALPATSRAQSGESYGGQGLGSALANSPMMHQGQVKAGIDDITSRADKESTFKIVKDVKLGLKDADPNVRVQELNKLRDVQDPDADRLLIEYLADPDIRVKMKDLDLLGYRETNSAVEPISQMLFLRSTEPAVRLHAVAALGRIGDAQGALPIMQYLQEETDDQGRGTAVFALGEIGNDKATPVLIKLTDDDPSPMVRRLSKEALQKIDGELPRQNAESEVAQRKPGGGVTPTDQKLAKLRQVDQQIQNMSR
- the thpR gene encoding RNA 2',3'-cyclic phosphodiesterase, coding for MTRFEQSFASLPAKVRTFLAIRVGDEVEAAIYRFIEELRAPNDGVAWARRDKLHVTLKFLGAAIDSARLVPLAEAVAAVGNAAAVFQVRTRGIGAFPNLRRPRVLWTGLESQALICLASQIEEAAAHLGFKRAERPWAPHLTIARIRDARRVRSLLGRLQAANQSEFGESRVGEIALYRSHLSSNGSTYERLASFPLSGSE
- a CDS encoding kelch repeat-containing protein, translated to MVGSTVEAVNVNPANGTNSGSPIGTATTNASGGYTITIAPPPTGPVRIEVAGGTFVSEQDGTTITTPTPLTVLLPSLPAGTVSVDLNPLTLFIDLVTIADIGQGMPFSTALNTATAKVEAIYGLVSNPNTLTPNYTASGVGTDAGNLGLILGALINEDQLLCPSAPGGLALSLATDLTDGVFDGKAFGAPVSYCGSGTLSAIAGTSSFQDALAGLYGLQLTTRGFVFGGPNNVLTLNGVTPLQTSTGVANINSSIIKATTVTNTIAAGPTLGTGQDRAGATATLLQNGMVLVAGGSSTSSGIRADAVLYNPASNTFSTLTSHLSTSREFATATLLPNGKVLIAGGLDGPGDSPVTQTTDIFDPTTDTFIQGPTMSSAREHAAAVALSNGTVLIAGGDSGSGANALSSTDIYNPSTNTFSSGPAMNHARTQLMATTLYTGDALFAGGESDGTSDNTAEAYSLKNNTFSNPIAMANGGREDGTATLLPSGNVLIAGGFTVTPDSSPQSLKSTELFLAVSNVFQSPRAVSMNAARDDMTATLTPSDTVLIAGGDQATAAASLSSTELYFANSDTFAPVANTVSLSVGRVSATATLLQNGQVLIAGGFNGTSTSASSGTTNTTDLYTP
- a CDS encoding DUF3108 domain-containing protein, yielding MHKARKIKVLVLFVWLTAAVVVGALRSGAADYSGTPENRPIAWYGKMRRREPAAAPTPLTLPADLKVPSYTPGFFPFHDGERLVYEASWLGIPAARGWFELHRNKKDPSLWNVEAWIETNKVVDLLFHMRDYMRERVAVDSLKAQDIYQVQRENQRANEYTITFDDKSNLVVSTKKNHNGTEIREFISSDPFGPISGAMMALSQDLAPGRRLLFDVFSGTNRYVFDFNVESRERVVVPVGSYDALKVSPGIVYLSDGKLRRQARETTLWISADKGHLPLRVEAATYVGTIRADLVQIDGPPPVQEE